A genome region from Sphingobacteriaceae bacterium GW460-11-11-14-LB5 includes the following:
- a CDS encoding aconitate hydratase, whose amino-acid sequence MAFDIDMIKKVYANFGSRVEAARKVVGRPLTLSEKILYAHLWDGDPKTAFKRGSDYVDFAPDRVAMQDATAQMALLQFMQAGRPQVAVPSTVHCDHLITAKEGAAIDLPHAKTESAEVFDFLSSVSNKYGIGFWKPGAGIIHQVVLENYAFPGGMMIGTDSHTVNAGGLGMVAIGVGGADACDVMAGLPWELKFPKLIGVKLTGKLNGWTAAKDVILKVAGILTVKGGTGAIVEYFGDGATSMSCTGKGTICNMGAEIGATTSTFGYDESMERYLRATGRNEVADEANKIAAYLTGDAEVYADPENYFDQVIEIDLDTLEPYLNGPFTPDLATPVSQMKVEAEKNGWPLKVEWGLIGSCTNSSYEDLSRAASIANQAIAKGLVTKADFGINPGSEQVRYTADRDGFLKTFEDLNATIFTNACGPCIGMWDRTGAEKAEKNTIVHSFNRNFAKRADGNPNTFAFVASPEMVAAIAISGNLGFNPLTDTLTNDKGEQVKLDPPTGFELPTKGFAVEDAGYQAPAADGSSVQVLVSPTSHRLQLLDPFTPWEGTDLQGLKLLIKAKGKCTTDHISMAGPWLKFRGHLDNISNNMLIGAVNYFNDKTDNVKNELTGEYGPVPATQRDYKAAGLGSIVVGDENYGEGSSREHAAMEPRHLGVRAVLVKSFARIHETNLKKQGMLGLTFADKDDYDKILEDDTIDILGLTEFTPDQPLTLVLHHADGTQESFPVNHSYNAQQIDWFKAGGALNIIRAEAAAKAAL is encoded by the coding sequence ATGGCTTTTGATATAGACATGATTAAAAAGGTTTATGCAAACTTTGGCAGCCGCGTTGAGGCTGCGCGTAAAGTAGTTGGCAGACCTTTAACATTATCTGAAAAAATATTGTATGCGCACCTTTGGGATGGAGATCCTAAAACGGCATTTAAACGTGGTTCTGACTACGTAGATTTTGCACCAGATCGTGTTGCGATGCAGGATGCAACTGCGCAAATGGCATTATTGCAATTTATGCAGGCTGGCCGTCCACAAGTGGCTGTGCCTTCTACGGTTCATTGCGATCACTTAATTACGGCTAAAGAAGGTGCTGCTATAGATTTACCTCATGCCAAAACCGAAAGTGCTGAAGTTTTTGATTTCTTATCTTCTGTTTCGAATAAATACGGTATCGGTTTCTGGAAACCAGGAGCAGGTATTATTCACCAGGTCGTTTTAGAGAATTATGCTTTCCCGGGTGGAATGATGATCGGAACTGACTCGCATACTGTAAATGCAGGTGGTTTGGGTATGGTTGCCATTGGTGTTGGTGGTGCTGACGCCTGTGATGTAATGGCCGGTTTACCCTGGGAGCTTAAATTCCCTAAATTAATCGGTGTAAAATTAACAGGAAAATTAAACGGCTGGACCGCTGCCAAAGATGTTATTCTTAAAGTTGCGGGTATCCTTACCGTAAAAGGTGGTACCGGTGCAATTGTAGAATATTTTGGCGATGGCGCAACTTCAATGAGCTGTACCGGTAAAGGCACCATTTGTAACATGGGTGCCGAAATTGGTGCCACCACTTCTACTTTCGGATATGATGAAAGCATGGAACGTTATTTACGTGCTACCGGCAGAAATGAAGTTGCTGATGAAGCCAACAAAATTGCCGCATATTTAACAGGTGATGCAGAAGTTTATGCTGACCCTGAAAACTATTTCGATCAGGTCATTGAGATCGATTTAGATACTTTAGAGCCTTATTTAAATGGTCCTTTTACGCCGGATTTAGCTACTCCGGTTTCACAAATGAAAGTGGAGGCAGAGAAAAACGGCTGGCCTTTAAAGGTAGAATGGGGCTTAATTGGTTCTTGTACCAACTCTTCTTACGAGGATTTATCAAGAGCGGCTTCTATCGCAAACCAGGCCATTGCAAAAGGATTAGTAACTAAAGCTGACTTTGGCATTAATCCAGGTTCTGAGCAAGTACGTTATACTGCAGATCGCGATGGTTTCTTAAAAACTTTCGAAGATTTAAATGCAACCATCTTCACAAACGCCTGCGGACCATGTATTGGTATGTGGGACCGTACAGGTGCAGAAAAAGCAGAAAAAAATACCATTGTACACTCATTTAACAGAAACTTTGCTAAACGTGCGGATGGTAACCCTAATACTTTCGCTTTCGTGGCTTCACCAGAAATGGTTGCCGCAATTGCCATTTCAGGTAATTTAGGCTTTAATCCATTAACTGATACATTAACCAACGATAAAGGCGAACAGGTTAAATTAGATCCACCTACTGGTTTTGAATTGCCAACAAAAGGTTTCGCGGTAGAAGATGCAGGTTATCAGGCACCGGCAGCAGATGGTTCGTCCGTTCAGGTTTTGGTTTCTCCAACGTCACACCGTTTACAATTATTAGATCCATTTACGCCTTGGGAAGGTACTGACCTACAAGGTTTGAAACTTTTAATCAAAGCTAAAGGTAAATGTACAACAGATCATATCTCGATGGCTGGTCCATGGTTAAAATTCCGTGGTCACTTAGATAACATTTCTAACAACATGCTTATTGGTGCAGTAAATTACTTCAACGATAAAACCGATAACGTTAAAAATGAATTAACTGGCGAGTATGGCCCGGTTCCAGCAACCCAACGCGATTACAAAGCGGCAGGTTTGGGTTCTATCGTTGTTGGTGACGAAAACTATGGTGAAGGTTCATCTCGTGAACATGCTGCTATGGAACCTCGCCATTTAGGTGTTCGTGCTGTATTGGTAAAATCTTTTGCCCGTATCCACGAAACCAACCTGAAGAAACAAGGCATGTTAGGTTTAACTTTTGCTGATAAAGATGATTATGATAAAATTTTAGAAGATGATACCATCGATATCTTAGGCTTAACAGAATTTACGCCAGACCAGCCATTAACCTTAGTGTTACACCATGCAGATGGTACACAAGAGTCGTTCCCGGTTAACCATAGTTATAACGCACAACAAATTGATTGGTTTAAAGCGGGTGGTGCACTCAATATTATTCGGGCTGAGGCTGCTGCGAAAGCTGCGCTTTAA